In Pleurodeles waltl isolate 20211129_DDA chromosome 5, aPleWal1.hap1.20221129, whole genome shotgun sequence, one genomic interval encodes:
- the LOC138296938 gene encoding olfactory receptor 13C4-like has translation MERRNQSLVSEFILLGFCVTQMINVLLFALFFISFLVTLLANGLIIMVILAESRLHSPMYFFICNLSLLDLCYSTTNIPTCLKGFLSRKNTITYHECVAQMFMGLSFGVTQCFLLAVMAWDRYVAICNPLNYPRLMNKSICMKLATASWISGFTLSLVQVSFTMTVPFCGRIKINHVVCELVALLRLACMDIHFIEAAIAGICVIVLVAPVSLIVFTYHHIISTILRLPASERHKAFSTCSSHLTVVTMFYGTLIVMYMRPRSMISIEKEKVASVFYGVLTPALNPLIYSLRNKEVKGALTNLLRRSRAGQRMQG, from the coding sequence ATGGAGAGAAGAAACCAGAGCCTGGTGTCTGAGTTCATTCTTTTGGGATTTTGTGTTACACAGATGATTAATGTTTTGCTGTTTGCACTCTTCTTTATCTCTTTCCTTGTCACCCTCCTTGCAAATGGCCTCATTATTATGGTTATCCTTGCAGAGTCTCGGCTTCACTCTCCTATGTACTTTTTCATTTGCAACCTGTCCCTTTTGGATCTTTGTTATTCCACCACAAACATACCTACATGTCTGAAAGGTTTTCTCTCTAGAAAGAACACTATTACATATCATGAATGTGTAGCCCAAATGTTTATGGGTCTGTCCTTTGGAGTCACCCAATGCTTCCTTCTAGCAGTGATGGCTTGGGATCGCTATGTTGCCATCTGTAACCCCCTGAACTACCCACGCCTCATGAACAAGTCCATCTGCATGAAGCTTGCCACCGCTTCCTGGATTAGTGGGTTCACTCTCTCACTGGTGCAGGTGTCTTTCACAATGACTGTACCATTCTGTGGGCGCATCAAGATTAACCATGTTGTATGTGAACTAGTAGCATTATTACGCTTAGCGTGCATGGATATCCACTTCATCGAGGCTGCGATTGCTGGGATCTGTGTGATTGTTCTAGTGGCTCCGGTGTCCTTGATCGTATTCACTTATCATCATATCATCTCAACTATCCTCAGACTGCCTGCATCTGAGAGGCACAAGGCGTTCTCCACCTGCAGCTCTCACCTGACGGTGGTGACCATGTTCTATGGGACACTCATTGTGATGTACATGAGACCGAGATCAATGATTTCGATAGAGAAAGAAAAGGTTGCGTCTGTGTTCTACGGTGTACTGACGCCAGCACTTAACCCTCTCATCTACAGTCTGAGGAACAAGGAGGTCAAGGGAGCTCTGACGAACCTGCTGAGAAGAAGCAGAGCCGGTCAAAGGATGCAGGGGTAA